Sequence from the Salinicoccus sp. Bachu38 genome:
CACAAGTATATCCGACGGTTTGCAGCTTCCCTGTTTCCGGACAGTCCCCATCTGACCATGTCCTGGATGGTGATCTTTTCTTCATGGTCCGATACGCTTGTATACACCTGCGAGAGGCTCTCGATGATATCCTCCACAGCTGCATGTTCTATCCCGATTCCCCCGTTCTTCCCCTTCGCTTTCGCCCGGGGCATGAAGGCCTCTTTGATGTCCGGGAATCTTTCGAGTATCGTATTGCGGATCTTCTGCCCAGGGTAATCCGGATCGGTAAATATGATTGCACCTCTCGTGGCCAGCGCCACTTCTATTTCACGCATCACTGTTTCGTCGATGGCGGAGCCTTTCGTCTCTATTGTTTCACAGGAAACAGCTTCGTTCAGACGCCTTGTGTCATCCCTGCCTTCGACGATGATGACTTCCTTTATTACCGGTCTGTCCATATATGCACCTCATTTCCATAATATCATATTTTTCATGCAAAAAATA
This genomic interval carries:
- the rnmV gene encoding ribonuclease M5 gives rise to the protein MDRPVIKEVIIVEGRDDTRRLNEAVSCETIETKGSAIDETVMREIEVALATRGAIIFTDPDYPGQKIRNTILERFPDIKEAFMPRAKAKGKNGGIGIEHAAVEDIIESLSQVYTSVSDHEEKITIQDMVRWGLSGNREAANRRIYLCSRLNIGYANAGQLRKKLNRYSIGHAQIERILNELKR